From Pseudomonadota bacterium:
CGATGATCTCGATTGCGACACGGTGCCGGATGGCACCGATAACTGCCCGGCTGTTGCCAATCCGGGCCAGATCGATTTCGATACCGACGGGATCGGCGACGCCTGCGATACCGACGGCTGCACCGATGATCTCGATTGCGATACGGTGCCGGATGCAACCGACAACTGCCCAGCCACCGCCAATTTCGATCAGGCTGATTCCGACACCGATGGGATCGGTGACCTGTGTGACACCGGCGGCTGCCTTGACGATCTCGACTGCGATACGGTGCTCGATGCAGCCGATGCCTTCCCGGACGATCCTGCGGCCAGCGTCGACAGTGATCAAGACGGATTTCCGGATGACTGGAACCCCGGCAAATCCGAGGCGGATACCACGACCGGTTTGATTTTGGACGTTTTCCCGACCGATCCGGATGAGACCAGTGATACCGATGGCGACGGCTGGGGCGACAACGGCGACTGCTGTCCCTTCAACAAGCCGATCCATATAGTGGGTGGAGGAGACCACTGGCTCAGTCTGCAGTGGGTTTATGATAATGCACTGGGTTCATTCGGCACGATGCAGGTCCAGGCTTTCTATACCTACGGCCCGTTGGTCCTTGATCAGGACAAGGAGATTACGATCCAGGGCGGCTTCGACTGTGGTTTCACCAACAACTCCGGTGCGCCGACGATCATCGAGTCGCTGCTCATCGACTCCCTGAGCGGCCCGGTAACGGTTGAGAACCTTGTGATTCAATAATCGGCAGCGAGTCGGAGCCGAATGGTGATGAAAGGATAGCGGAGAAAAAATCAAATCCCGCAACCGCGAAAACAGCAAAGGCCGCGAACCTTTTCCAGGTTGCGGCCTTTGCTGTTGCAGGGTGACGGGTGCCGGCGATCAGACTTCGTCATCATCGAGATCAGGGTCGATATCCTCCTCGTCCTCTTCCTCCTCGTCCTCCTCTTCATCCTCCTCGACTTCGTCACTGTCGGTGGTTTCTTCGTCATCCTCGTCATCATCATCGATCCCTTCTTCCTTTCGCACCGCTTTGGGGATCTTGGAAGGGGGGAGGACCACTTCAGTGATTCTTTTCACTTCCGCCTCGACAACCGGGTCGGCCATGCAGATCAGACAGTCTGCAACATGGTTGCGCATGAACTCGACCATACGGGCCGGGGCCATTGATTCATCCTGGACCTGGATATACCAATTTTTAATAAGCTTTTGCAGACGCTCGCATTCCATTATTTGATGGGCTCCTGATCGGAAATCTTTGTGGCGTCTATGGGACACCGGGTTATTCTCGGCAACGCTGGATCGAAAAAAACACTGCGTTTATTTATCGTGTGCAGTGATTTCTGCTGCTGTTAACTGCAGCGAGAGTGATATCTCGGCCAAATTATAAAAAAAAGTAATGGATATCAATAGATAACTGTAAATGGAATCACTTTTTTGTTTCGCTTGCGATTCAAACTGAGTCGAGCTGCTTGTCGGCTCGGACAAAACTTATCCCCGCAGGGTGAAAGAAAAGGGTTGTCAGCTTCATGAATGGCAATTATCATTTGCTGCTCGGTGGAAGTGGTAAGGGCACTGGTGGCTCTCCCGGACTTCAAATCCGGTGTACCGGGTTAACAGCCTGGTAGGTGGGTTCGATTCCCATGCACTTCCGCCATTTTTTTGCCGTCTCACTCAGCGCTCCTCGCGGCCGACTTTACGGGTCGTCATAAAAGAAGAGATCGTCATCGTCATCCTGATTCTTGTCTTCCATTAGAAAAAAACCGATATTCGGGTCGTTTTTGTCTTTGGGGAAAAATTCGGCCCCGATATATTTTCCGGTAACGGTACGCACGACGACCATTTTCCGGATCAGTCGTTCTCTGCCGCTTTTCTTTAAGGTGAATTGGACAACCAGCTCATCATCCGGTTTGATATCGTGGTGCCCGTTGCTGATAAAGCCGATTCCGTCAACCGAGATGTTTTTGATCACGCTGTTGATTCGTGTCTGGTAGGGAGTTGCCTCCTCGGACCGCATGCGGCCTTCGAGGTTGTCTCTGCTCAGGGTGGTGTAGAAAGCGCTGACATCAACGGGGTACCTTGATTTCTGCCGGAAATCGAGCTGGATATTGAAGCGTTCGCCGCACCGGCACTGAAAGATATAAAAGCCCTTCATCCCGAAAATTTTAACGATCCTGCCGTGGCTGTCGACTATCGAGGGATCGACCCTGTGGGTCCAATGGCACTTCAAACAGGTGATGGAAAAGACTTTATTGTTGTTGAGTGAGGATCTTTGCAAAACCATGGAGCGGTTACTCTGCCTTCTGTTGGAGGAAAGATCTTGAAACGACCAACATGCCTGTTGCTAACAATCTACCTTAGATATCCAGGTCTTCACAAGAGTTAGATTATTATTTCAGCCAATGCCCCTTCGACAGGCCAAGGGTGAGCGGGGGCACGGGTATATCGTCAATACCCCTTCGACAGGTTCAGGGTGAGCGGACTCTCGATTATCCCGCTCAACCTGGGCTTGCGGAAGGACATTGCCTATCCAAACCCGCTCAACCCGGGCTCGCTGAAGGACCCTGGCCGGTCCAAACCCGCTCATCCTGAGCTTGTCGAAGGACGAACGGATCTCAACAACGGGTGCCCCATTGCTTCGCGTTGCTCGGTGTATTTTACCGCCACCTTTCGGGCGATATTCCTGATTCTGCCGATGAAACGGGTCCGCTCTGCGATGCTGATCGCCTTGCGGGCGTCGAGCAGGTTGAAGGTGTGGGAGCACTTCAGGCAGTAATCGTAGGCGGGAAGTATCAACCCCTTGTCGAGAAGCTTCATCGCCTCCCCTTCGCAGTTGTCAAACAGGGAAAACAGAAAATCGACATTGGCCTCTTCATAGTTGAAGGTCGAGAACTCAACTTCGGCCTGATGGAAGATGTCGCCGTATTTCACTTCCTCGTTCCAGGCGATCTGGTAGACGGAGTCGACCTTCTGCAGGTACATGGCGATCCGTTCCAGCCCGTAGGTGACTTCAACGGTGATCGGGTGCAGTTCAAGGCTTCCGGCGTGTTGGAAATAGGTGAACTGGGTGATCTCCATCCCGTCGAGCCAGACCTCCCAGCCCAGGCCGGAAGCGCCAAGAGTGGGGGACTCCCAATCATCCTCGACAAAACGGATGTCGTGATCGAGCGGATCGAGGCCGAAACGTTTGAGGCTCTCCAGATACAGGTCCTGAATGTTCGGCGGCGAGGGTTTGATGATCACCTGATACTGATAGTAATGCTGCAGCCGGTTCGGGTTCTCGCCGTACCGACCGTCGGTGGGCCTGCGCGATGGCTGGACATAGGCGGTTTTCCATGGTTCCGGACCAAGCGCCCGCAGGAGAGTCGCCGGATGAAAAGTCCCGGCGCCGACCTCCATGTCGTATGGCTGCTGCAGAACGCAACCCTGTTCAGCCCAGAAGCGGCTCAGTTCCAGTATGATGTCTTGAAAGTACATAGGATTTTCCTTCGGAAAAAAGTCTGAAGTTTAGAGTTGGAAGTTTGGAGTGCCTAAAGTTGAGGGAAGCATTTGATCTGGTAGTCGCGTTTTTTTAATTACTAAACTGAAAAAACGACAATTTAAAGTCCCGAGGGGTAAAAGTCAAAGATTGATTTAGTTTGTCCCTTTGCCGATAGACGTGAAGATAGCCAGTAATTCAAGGCATTCTTTCTGAATTGAGGCCGTTTGTTCAGGAGCAATGAACTCTGCCTGAGTCATAACTTCAAGCCAGAAATTTGTTTCACTTGCTTCGCTTTCACATATTTTGATCTTGTTTTTAAAATCGGCCTTGCTTCTTGCCCGGTTGGCTTCCCGATAATTCGCCCCGATAGAAGTGCCTGATTTTGTAATCTGGTTTTTCACAACATTCGCCTCAGCAGATTTTGGTAACGCGGTCGAGAGGCGAATAATGCGCACAGCAAAAGCAAGTGTTCTTGCCTCAAGTTTTTCAGCGAACTCTCTATTGTTCATGTATTTTAAGTGCCTGGAGTGATAAGTTCGAAGTACCTAAAGTTAGGTTGCTATTTGAGCAGAAAAGTACATTAACTTCAAACTTTAGGCACTTTCAACTTTTAACTTTAGGCACTCCCAGCTTTTCACTTTGTATTTTAAGTGCCTGGAGCGATAAGTTCGAAGTACCTAAAGTTAGGTTACTATTTGAGCAGAAAAGTACATTAACTTCAAGCTTTAGACACTTTCAACTTTTAACTTTAAACATTGACATGTCTGAATATTTAGATATATAGATAGGTTCTATGGGAGAGAATTGTCTGGAAATATTGGATCAGGCGTCGCTGGAAATGGCCGCCGAATGTCTGAAAACCATTGCGCATCCGTGCCGGTTGCGGATGATCAGCATTCTGCTGCAGCAGGAGTGCTCGGTGGGTGAATTGGCCGAATACTGTGAGATTCCGAGTCACATGGCCTCGGAGCATTTAAGGCTTTTAAAAGACCGGGGTCTTCTGTCCAGCAGGCGAGACGGCCGCAAGATTTATTACAGTGTGGCTGAGCCAGCTCTGGCGAGCATTATCGGTTGTGTCCGCACCAAGTTTCGGTGCGCTTAAAAGTTGTGGTATTCCACAACTTTTAATTAAGAATGAAAAATTAAGAATGAAGAATTGGGTGGGTGAATGCGTGGCGCATCTTTTTCAAGTTCGATGAGCCCACATCCTTCACTTTTAACTCTTCATTATTAACTCTTAACTATTTGTGATTATTTCCGGCTTTGGTGGCCGGCAAGCTTGGGGACGGGTCGCAGGATTCCGGCGGCCTTGAAGTTTCTTAACAGGAATAAGAGGAGAACAACAATGGTTAAAAAATTTGCATCACTAGCCCTGGTCGGCATGCTGGCAATCCCGGCTGCAGCCCTGGCCGAATCCGTGGAAGACCGGCTGGCGGCCCTGGAAGAGAAATCCGAAAGCTGGGATCTTTCCTCCAGAATTCAATGGTCCGGAGATTTCCGTTTCCGGGCTGATTATGTTACCGCTGAGGCTCCTGGGCACTACACCGCTCTTGATATTGCCCGGGGATCGTTGGATTTCGTGGATGTTTTCACACTTTTTGGTACTGAGTCGAATTTTGCAACCTCGACTGTTGGCGTTACTGCAGCAGAAATGGGGGCTTTTTACACTGCAACACTTGGAGACTTGTTTGGTGGAACGGCTTCTGCTGATGCATTAAGTGCAATGAGCAAACTTCAAGGTGTAAGTGGTTTGGGAGCTATGTTTGCGATAATGCCCTCATTGTTGAATAATAATCCGGCGATGACCATAACAGATGTTGCGACAGCTTTTAACGGGATCTTTGGTGGTGGCAAGAATGCTGTTGATCCGATGGCTGTTGCTTCTTTTATGAAAACTCTTAGTGTTGCCGATCGAAACAATGCATTCAATGCCCTCGGTTATGTTGCAGCAAATAACAAGAAAGATTACGACAACGACACAATCTACACCAATCGTTTTCGTCTGAATATGCGGGCCAAGGCCATGGAAAATCTGGAGTTCAAGGCCAGGCTTGCTATGTATAAGGTTTGGGGTATGCAGAACAATGCTGTTGATTATACCTATAACAATGGCTTGGGCGGAGGACCATTCATGTTAAGCTCTCTGGCCTTTGACGGCTCTTCAACCCGTCAGCCGAAAGACAATGTCATGCGTGTTGATCGGGCCTTTATGAACTGGAATGCCATCGGCGGCTCGCCGGTCTGGTTCTCCATCGGTCGTCGTCCGGTAACTGATGGGCCTCCAGCCCATATCCGGATGGGAACCGCCACCAAGATGGCTACTCCGGTTGCCTACATGGATTACCCGTTTGACGGCGCTTCCCTGGGTTATGCCTATGAGAATCTGTTTGGTATTCAGGATGCTCCCGGCCGTGTTCGTCTCTGCTACGGACGTGGATTTGAAGGCGGACCGACTGAGAACAGTAATGGGATTAACGATGTAGATTTTGGCGGACTGAGCTGGGATGTGTACAGCAAGGGCGATCGTTTCTTCAACTTTCAGTCCTTTGGTGCCTTCAATATGTTCAATGTTCCTGACAATATTTCTTTTGTTAATCCTTTTGAATTTGCCAAATGGGAACTTGATAGTACGCAATATAATCCACTGGACAGCACCAAGGATCTTCAGTTGAATCGGACCAATCTTGGTAATATTTATCATACCTCCTCTGTTTATATGAGTAAGGTCGAGGCGCTGAATTATTTTGTTACCCTTGGCTGGAGCCGCACAGACGCAAAAGGCTATGATGAGCTGGGTACCAGCCTTCTTGGTTCCTGGTGGGACGAGCCGACCGACCGTGATGGGTATTC
This genomic window contains:
- a CDS encoding four helix bundle protein; its protein translation is MNNREFAEKLEARTLAFAVRIIRLSTALPKSAEANVVKNQITKSGTSIGANYREANRARSKADFKNKIKICESEASETNFWLEVMTQAEFIAPEQTASIQKECLELLAIFTSIGKGTN
- the glyQ gene encoding glycine--tRNA ligase subunit alpha, with protein sequence MYFQDIILELSRFWAEQGCVLQQPYDMEVGAGTFHPATLLRALGPEPWKTAYVQPSRRPTDGRYGENPNRLQHYYQYQVIIKPSPPNIQDLYLESLKRFGLDPLDHDIRFVEDDWESPTLGASGLGWEVWLDGMEITQFTYFQHAGSLELHPITVEVTYGLERIAMYLQKVDSVYQIAWNEEVKYGDIFHQAEVEFSTFNYEEANVDFLFSLFDNCEGEAMKLLDKGLILPAYDYCLKCSHTFNLLDARKAISIAERTRFIGRIRNIARKVAVKYTEQREAMGHPLLRSVRPSTSSG
- a CDS encoding DUF3373 domain-containing protein, with protein sequence MVKKFASLALVGMLAIPAAALAESVEDRLAALEEKSESWDLSSRIQWSGDFRFRADYVTAEAPGHYTALDIARGSLDFVDVFTLFGTESNFATSTVGVTAAEMGAFYTATLGDLFGGTASADALSAMSKLQGVSGLGAMFAIMPSLLNNNPAMTITDVATAFNGIFGGGKNAVDPMAVASFMKTLSVADRNNAFNALGYVAANNKKDYDNDTIYTNRFRLNMRAKAMENLEFKARLAMYKVWGMQNNAVDYTYNNGLGGGPFMLSSLAFDGSSTRQPKDNVMRVDRAFMNWNAIGGSPVWFSIGRRPVTDGPPAHIRMGTATKMATPVAYMDYPFDGASLGYAYENLFGIQDAPGRVRLCYGRGFEGGPTENSNGINDVDFGGLSWDVYSKGDRFFNFQSFGAFNMFNVPDNISFVNPFEFAKWELDSTQYNPLDSTKDLQLNRTNLGNIYHTSSVYMSKVEALNYFVTLGWSRTDAKGYDELGTSLLGSWWDEPTDRDGYSVLVGVRYDLDDMGLKFGAEYNWGSEYWISFTPGHDDLYASKLATRGSVVELYTIWDIPAGEKISQFSDAFIRLGYQHYDYEYTGSGFWLGKPQKIEDLQNDPMNAQFYVPVDTMDQIYLTMEAWF
- a CDS encoding metalloregulator ArsR/SmtB family transcription factor, coding for MGENCLEILDQASLEMAAECLKTIAHPCRLRMISILLQQECSVGELAEYCEIPSHMASEHLRLLKDRGLLSSRRDGRKIYYSVAEPALASIIGCVRTKFRCA
- a CDS encoding thrombospondin type 3 repeat-containing protein, whose amino-acid sequence is DDLDCDTVPDGTDNCPAVANPGQIDFDTDGIGDACDTDGCTDDLDCDTVPDATDNCPATANFDQADSDTDGIGDLCDTGGCLDDLDCDTVLDAADAFPDDPAASVDSDQDGFPDDWNPGKSEADTTTGLILDVFPTDPDETSDTDGDGWGDNGDCCPFNKPIHIVGGGDHWLSLQWVYDNALGSFGTMQVQAFYTYGPLVLDQDKEITIQGGFDCGFTNNSGAPTIIESLLIDSLSGPVTVENLVIQ